In the Gemmatimonadales bacterium genome, GCGCCGTGGCCGTCGGCATGGCAGTCGGGCCCGCGCCGGCACTGGCAATTGCCGATGCGCTCGGAAGCGAGGGTTCTCTCGAGCAGTACTACCTCCTTCACGCCGTGCGCGGCGATCTCCTCGAGAAGCTCGGCCGGTTCGAGGAAGCTGCGGCGGAATTCGATCGGGGCGGGACGCTGACGCGCAACGAACGCGAGCGGACCATTCTGCTCGACCGTGCGGCCGCAGCGCGTCGCCAGTCTGGCGCGGCAGCCGATCGGCCGGCATCTTAGGCCGTCCTTCCAGCGAGATGATATTCACGGCCGCAGCCGCCACGCTGCAGCAGAACTGTCCACCACCGAGATCAGCATGAATCCATTCGAACCACCGGTACCTGGCGAGGCAGCCGAATATTTCGCCGGTTACATCGCCAAGGCGCCGCGCGGCGACGTCCGTCGCACGTTGCACTCGCAGCGATCCGACGTCCTTGCGCTCGTCCGCAGCGTGTCGGAAGAGCGGTCGCTCTTCCGCTATGCGTCGGACAAATGGTCGATCCGTGAGGTGCTCAGCCACGTCAACGACACCGAGCGCATCTTCACCTACCGGATGCTCTGGTTTGCCCGCGGCATCGAGACGGAGGTGCCGAGCTTCGATCAGGATGTGGCCATCGCATCGGCCGGCGCGAATGAGCGCGCCTGGGCGAGCCACGTTGCGGAATTCGACGCGGTTCGTGGCGCATCGATCGCGCTTTTCGACTCGCTCCCCGACGAGGCGTGGGGACGGCGTGGAGTGGCCGGCGGCAATCCAATCACCGTTCGGGCGCTGGCGTACATCGTGGCGGGCCACGTCGCGCACCACGTCGACCTGTTGCGGACCAGATATCTCGCCTGACCGGCATCGGCTTGCCGCCGTGGTAGTTTTGATGCATTCCCGCACCACAAGATCCGGATGGAGGATGTCATGCTCTGGTCGCT is a window encoding:
- a CDS encoding DinB family protein, whose protein sequence is MNPFEPPVPGEAAEYFAGYIAKAPRGDVRRTLHSQRSDVLALVRSVSEERSLFRYASDKWSIREVLSHVNDTERIFTYRMLWFARGIETEVPSFDQDVAIASAGANERAWASHVAEFDAVRGASIALFDSLPDEAWGRRGVAGGNPITVRALAYIVAGHVAHHVDLLRTRYLA